The Phaseolus vulgaris cultivar G19833 chromosome 10, P. vulgaris v2.0, whole genome shotgun sequence DNA window gtcttaaaagtggttttccattcatctcctGGTTTAATACGAATTTGATTATACCCagttttaagatcaattttggtaaaaatttgtgatccatgcaattcatccaacaaatcatctagccTAGGAATgtgatgcctatatttgatggtaatgttgtttatggccctacaatccgaacataTCCTCCATgacccatcctttttagggacaagtatgaTAGGCATGGCACAAGGGCTCAtactatcttgcacccaccctttggCAATTAACTCCTCAACTTTTTGGCGAATCTCTTTAGTTTCACTTGgtttggtcctatatgcaggacgatttggtaaagaaactcctgaaattaaatcaatttgatgttcaatccctcttaaaggtggaagtcctttaggaggatcttgaaataCATCTTGAAATTCCcttaccaaattatccaaacattGTGGACTATCCTCAACCTTTTCTAACGCAAGAggcctaggaatagctaaaaataTAGGCTTGTGAGAGGCTATTACCTTGTTGACCGCATGGCTAGAAAGAAGAAGGTTATTCTtagaactttttttattttcactctccctctttttcttcataagaatttggtcctcatggacttatcttggagagagagactttaATATGAccttgtgtccatggaagtcaaaagaaagtttattggtaaagccatcatgaaaaacttttctatcaaattgccatggcctacctaaaagaacatgtgtagctcccattggaacaacatcatataagacctcatctttgtatttaccaatagagaaagtaatgaggacttgtttgtttaCAATAATCTCTcctacctcacttaaccattgtaacttgtagggcttggtatgagagatagtagacaaaccaagcttatctaccactcttgtactagccatattggcacaactacccccatccactatcaaagaacatatgttgttattaatgagacatcttgtatgaaaaatgttttctctttgactttcgCCAAAAGGTTGTAAAACTTGACCAAGAAGACGTCTCACTACCAACAAGTCCCCTTCTAGTGGACTTTCGCTCTCATGCTCACTTGATGgcctagaaggtgaagaatgcctagatgaATCAGAATCATACTCACTAACTACTAgcccattatgcacaaacatattccttttagaagggcaattagaagctatatgaccatatcccaaacatttaaaacatttcttactagaccATTTGATTGGTGATTTATGAGTaaaagtggaaggcttagactccttaggtttgaaagaagaagtTTGAGAAGGAAGCTTTGAAAaggcttttttatttttccaggagttgttgtagtagccatcattgggagagtttttgaaagcatttttctttgcaagttgggattcaaccttcattgcaaggtgaaccaaagatcccaaagcTGAATACTCAtgaagttcaacaacatcttgtatatcccttcttagaccactcacaaacctagctatcttagcttccacAGTATTATGCATTTCTACTTTGAGTAAAAGCATTTCTAACTCTTTAAAGTAAGCATCCACaattagcgtgccttgttgaagcctttggagcttcaacaataggtctttcctaaagtgggGTGGCACAAATCTAAGGCGCATACACTCATTCAAATCGTCCCAAaaaaccacgggaggtctcttgttatatataatgtccattacaagtctatgccaccatttcatggcataatctaagAATTCTAAAGAGGCTATTTTCACCTTTCGGTCATCACAAACCCCATGGGCctaaaaaatttgttcacatttagccttcccatctaaatacacattaggatcactatcaccactaaagctaggtactttTACAAAAGATAAATGAGACTTGGCTTCTTGGTGATGTCTATCTTCATGGTAATGTCTATCTCCATGGGAATGATGGTGATGTCTCCTCCTTCTATGGTCTTCTTCATGGCCGTGAGCATTGGAAGAACCTTTGGAAGAATGTCTATGAGAATGGTGGCTTCCATGGATGGAATGGGAGGACTTCTCTTGCTTCAAATTAACTTTTTGTAATTGTCTTTCCAACTTTTTAATAGCTTCATCTTGCAGAGCAAGGGCacgtttttccttttttaattaattaataatgtaaGCTCTATAAGGAGATTGTGGTTTGGAAGAGTCACCACTTGAATATGTAGccaatagaaaaagaaaacagcaacaCAAGAACAAACAGTTTCAAGAAAAAAACAAGGTTAGAAAATGGATCAATTATGGTGatgtaatgaaaattaaaagacactcaaatcactccaagaaagaatacaTCCCTCAACCAATCTACTCTTGAGGTTTTGGTAACTcttaaatgaaatatgtcaaagcaaactactctttctcaaagccaaaacaccacaaaacttaaagaacaagaaaagacaatcaagaaaaggtgtaaacaagaaaggctatagcaaaaggaatacaagatatatgacaaactcaaagaatagtgaagaaaagaaaatcaagaaaaataaggtactcaattaaaggatggcacacaaaagaaaccaaaagaaaagcactagaatagatgaagaaaacaaaaacagaactactggaattttttttgaaaactgtgcgtgactttacagatttatctggaacgGAAGAAAGCAAACTTGATATGaatccaatagcaaagaagagatgattctttgacattctatggactcaacttgagttggagatagcttaggcacttatattagaattggatcaaggttctatgtttcaagaactcaccaagacttacaccaacaccaaactcatatggaggaGCCATCTTTTGTCAATTGAACCAAACAAACTAAGTAAAAATGcaattgcaccgattgaaatgcTCAAAAACAGAAAGGCACCGAACAAATAAGctatatgaatgattcttgacattcttaggaatcaccttgagttggatatgagataggcaccttatcatagaattggatcaaggttctatgaataagaactcaccaagactagtaccaaaacccaaactcacttggaagttccatgtattgtcaaattgaacagATTAAAATGGAACAAAAGGCAAAATTACCGAATAGAAATGCTGGAAACTTAAAAACACCGAACCAAATCAAACAAAAGAAGAACAGCCAgttgaaaattgaaaaagcCGAAACAAAAAAGGCAAAaacacaagctaagacatgaacataaaaagagaaggaaggaaggagaagagaaagctcatgaagatggaggaatggttggatgatcacgccacttagaggatggtgactccaagatgagtgtgcaagccgccacttgaggtaaccattgaactctcaagataagactagtgaagaaggcacaaaactctccaatgctctctcaaaagttgagtatagtttctctaatcaaaattcaaatctccaaaatacaaaggcagcaccttaatttatagcctagaggtgctgaaatgcaaagctaaatgaattcaaaattccccccaaatacaaatgaaagtggcgccaactatagtcatgaagaaggtgtgacattctctctcactttggcacctccctatttactcctacacctatctactaacgcaccccccctaagactcctattCTAAAGACCTAAatatgctttaacaaaagaggtttctaatgtttccctctaagcaccttcaaacaaagaaattacaaaaagagaaaataaacgtccattagctcctaaagctttgaacatgatcctagtaagcctttgaggtgggctttgacctccatgggtgTCTTCTATTTGAACCTCatcctcttcttgctcttgatgattggcctccatgtccacttgagcttgatctccatcagaaaGGCACCAAACAAATAagctagaaatgaagaagaaacaactaaGAACAGCAAAAGAAATAAGAACCGAAACAAAACTAGAAGATAGGCTgaaatgccgaaccaaaaagGAAGCTAAGCGTGTTTTAGGAATTGCATATGaatatggagatgaaagaaagaagaacttatggagatggatgctttggtttgttgttcacgccacttagaggatgaagactccaagatgagtgagctaatgccgccacttgagagaacgaaacacactcaagataagacaaggtgaaggagaagcaagctctcacaaattctctctcaaattgagtagagtttctctaataataatttccaatatgaattttacaaaggcaagcacctttatttatagcctaagaggtgctgaaatgaaaagctaattaaatttaaaattccccccaaatgacATAAAAGTGACGCCAACTTAGAgtatgaggaaggtgtgacttcctttcttagtttggcacctccctattacgtcTACACTCCTTtactaagctcacaccccccaagcttcctataattttcctaaactaaagcctaaagatgcttttacaaaagaggtgtctaatgtttccctctaagcacctttctaaacaatattctctattatttacaatttaaaagaaactaaagagagatatttaatttgaagcccattcttgaaagcttgtagacttctttggcgtTAGGCTTTATCCTCTCTTTATGTcttgttttaattttgagaagactagaaggaagaacttcaaatgtgatgGTGAAtgccctcttccttcattaataaaagcctcctttatttgattctcatcatactcctcgagttggagagaattcgtccacgaattctgaatccctgcatataacaaagtcagtttatttttacacttaaaagtgaaagaaaaaggtaaacatgacttagcatttggaaACAAAGGAATTTCATAAAAGGAGGTTCTAGAAAttgaccaagttggaaaaatttgtttgggaatgatgatatgttttggaaaaagacctcttaaatggtgaaaaccattaggaggtatgaaatcatccctaacattttttaaccaagatggtgtggaaataggaaccttgtgtaatgaaaaagataaggaaggaaaacaccttggaggtgaaaggataagactcatgtcaacttggccttctttgtctttttcatttttacgtgaggtaggtgggtgagttaggtcttgttttaccttgtttgtCATTAAGgttttttgtggacaatgaagagcaaagtgcccaaaacctaaacatttaaaacattttatagttGAAGTTtcggtaggtgacttaggaggagaaggatttgtagtagaaacgtTTTTTGGAGAagtggttttcaaaagatataattccaccttgatggctatgCGAAACACTTGCTTTAAAGAAGAGTagtcatttaattctacaatttctctaatatctcttcttaaaccacgtacaaaccattttatctttgacttttcattagcatgcatattcattttagtcaaagttgtttcaaaagctttaaagtattcatctaccatcctatgtccttgaggaagcctttggaacttcaacaagtgttccttcctagaaggaggaacaaacctcgcgcgcatacactctttcaaatcattccaagaaaccacgggaggtctcttgcgatatataatgtccattacaagtttatgccaccattctttggcaaaatctaaaaattctaaagTGGCTAGCTTATATTTGTGCTCATCTATGATCTTATGGAGGTAAAAAatctgttcacatttagcctcccaatctagatacacattaggatcactatccccgTTGAAACTAGGAATGTTGACCGAAGGGAGCTTGGCTTTTGCATCACGGTAGTAGCCATCTTCACgtttatcttcatgagcatgatggtgatgcctccttcttctatgttcctcttcacggccatgatcattggaaggACCTCTAGAAGAAGGTGTATGAGAATGATGTTCTCCATTGAGTGATTTAGAGGACCTAGTTTGCTTCATTTCAAGGCTTTGCAATctttcctccaaccgtctaataaCTTCAGCTTGTTGTGTAATAGCTTCATCTTTTTTTGTAATGGCTCGCTTGGCCTCCTTTAATTCACCAAGGACAGAAGCTTTGCTAGGATAATACTGATTGTAACACTCATCACCAGAATAAGCAGCCATTtggaaaagaaaacagcaaacaacaaaacagcaaacaaagttaagaaaacaaagttagctAAAAAATTGTGGAACCaattgccgaagtgaagtgGTCACtgaaaatcactctcaaagaaagaatCCTCTCTGCACCAAGCTTATCTTGAGGCCTTAgtaatcctcaaatgaaagatgccAAAGTAAGAgcacacaatcttcaaagcacttcaccacaaaaccaaagaataatgaaagacaagcaagaaaaggtataagcaataaaaggctataacaaaaggaatactagatgtatgccaaactcaaagattaatgaacaaaagacaagcaagaaaataaagtactcaatgaaaaagaaggcacacacaaaagatacctaaagaaaagtactagagtagatgaagaaaacaaaaacaagctactggaattttttttttttttttatgcaaactgtgcttgatgttcactgatttaactggaatgatataaagcgaactggattatgaaattttaaccacagaaacttcaagatcttagctcaacaatggcactggaattattCAAAAACAGTAatccaattaattgagataaatttttcaaaatcgctgccagattactgtatttttttcggcagaattgcacactttttgtttttgatttatcattttttttgtactttgaatttttgagtacttcttttttctaatcttttataacactttaaagaacacaaatccagaatttcagaaatttccagtgagtaaatcaattgcaataaatcgaaacagtaagcacgttttcagaaaaacagaggaatcctaacaggaatgaaaaacagaattaagaactagcaaagacataatggaaatgatgtataggaacttgtatagatctaaaatacaagtatgaactcaatactaaaacagaaaatgcacaaaggatcaagcatcaaactcagaaaactgtattacaccaaagcaagaaacaaaaaattcaataaaagtactacaagaagtgatgacattcttggaaaaacatgactatgacaaaacttgtatggattcaaaaaggaaaaaacacaaacacatgataggcacaattaagaaaacaacaataaaactcaaaataagcctaaaaatagaaagataaacaacaagaattatagagctcttgaattaaaagtgcaacacaactcaaaattaaacaagaacacacctaaactctagataccacatgatatgaatccactagcaaagaagagatgattctttgacattctatggactcaaattgagttggagatagcttaggcacttatattagaattggatcaaagttttatgtttcaagaactcaccaagacttgcaccaaacaccaaaatCATATGGAGAAGCCATCTTTtttcaattgaaccgaacaaactaagtaaaaatgcaattgcaccgattgaaatgcTCAAAAACAGAAAGGCACCGAACAAATAagctagaaatgaagaagaaacaactaaGAACAGCAAAAGAAATACGAACCGAAACAAAACTAGAAGATAGGCTgaaatgccgaaccaaaaagGAAGCTAAGCGTGTTTTAGGAATTGCATATGaatatggagatgaaagaaagaagaacttatggagatggatgctttggtttgttgttcacgccacttagaggatgaagactccaagatgagtgagctaatgccgccacttgagagaaccaaacacactcaagataagacaaggtgaaggagaagcaagctctcacaaattctctctcaaattgagtagagtttctctaatactaatttccaatctgaattttacaaaggcaagcacctttatttatagcctaagaggtgctgaaatgagaagctaattaaattcaaaattccccccaaatgacataaaagtggcgccaacttagagcatgaggaaggtgtgacttcctttcttagtttggcacctccctattacgtcTACACTCCTTTACTAAGCTCACACCCACCAAGCTTCCTATaattttcctaaactaaagcctaaagatgcttttacaaaagaggtgtctaatgtttccctctaagcacctttctaaacaatattctctattatttacaatttaaaagaaactaaagagagatatttaatttgaagctcattcttgaaagcttgtagacttctttggcgtTGGGCTTTATCCTCTCTTTATGTcttgttttaattttgagaagactagaaggaagaacttcaaatgtgatgGTGAAtgccctcttccttcattaataaaagcctcctttatttgattctcatcaaaactggattatgaaatttaaaccaattAAATTTCAAGATCTTATATCAGCAATGGAACTGGAATCACACAAAAATATTGTGccaattaattttgataaattttgcaaaattactGCCACTTTACTGTATTTTTTGTGCCAGAATTACACACTGGacgtatttgatttatcatattttttgtacttggaatttttatttaattctattttctatgtttttgtaacactctaaagaactcaaatccagaatttcataattttccagTAATCACaacaattgcaataaatcgaaacagtcagcacaatttcaagaaaacagaggaaacctaattGGAATGagaaacagaattaagaacttgAAAAGACGTAATAGAATTGATGTttcaagaacttgtatagatctaaagtACAAGtaagaactcaaatctaaagAGAAAAAggaccaaaggatcaagaaaacaaacacataaaactgcattcaattaaaaatcaagaaaccaaaattatcaacaaaaggactacatagaattgatagcatatttggagaaacatgactttgacaaaacttatagagattcaaaaatcaaaatgacacaaacacaatgtatcaagaacaagaaaacagcaagaaatacccaaaaataaacctaaaacagaaaggtaaagacaagaatgtaaagttcttgaattaaaagtgccaaaacaactcaaacacacacaagaacaaacctaagactcatgataccacatgatatgattccaataacatgatagggatatgatatgaacatattatggattcaataagagtttgaatatgagtaggcactttttaagaattagATAAATGTTCTTAATCATCCAAGAACTCgccaaaacacaagtaaccaagccaaactcacatagaaacccatttttggACATTTGAACCGTTTGAAACAAGGAAGAACATAAAAGCACCGATTGAAACTCCAAGAAACACAATTAAAACCATAAGAACAACAAACTAAAGCAAACTACTGAACAAAAACACAAACTAAACAAGTTCTACTAATTAAatcaacaagaaacaacaaagacatgttttagagtttgttttggaatggaaatggaagaagaagatgaaaaggacaaggaaacttatgtggttggagctcttggaaatgtgcacgccacttgaaggatggttggcttcaagatgagtgttattgccgccacttgagagaccaagaattcactcaagataagactagaagagaagaagacacaagtctctctcaatcactcaccaatttggtagaggttcaatactcacaaaatcaatcttattatttcaaagacctaagcCTTCCTTTTATAATGAGGAGAACCGGTCAcaagtacaagagaagctttgaaAGGTTACCTTCTAACTCTTCctattctagcgcctaaaggagTGTGAAGGGACACCTTTCTAGATCTTTCCTAAAAACTAGCGCCTAAAGGTGCTATACAATGGAGGTgtcttaggtttccctctttagcaccttcctaaacactactctatatgttttacaattttatatttaagtaattataaaaagagaaaacatttgaagtCTACTACCTAAATCCTTAgctttgctccttgtaatcctttgaggtataaaggatgatgagctaatGTGTCTTTGAGAATCTTGAACTTCAACCTCATTCTCTTGTtcttcttgatctccatcaaccTGGTTCCCtgcaaaaccatacaaacatcTGGTGTAGGGCCTTAATTGGTCCGTGGACAGCCGATACTGGTTGAAGGTCGTCAAGAATATCACGTCGGCTGAACTTCCTTTGTCCACGAGGACGCGGTGCACGTTCCTTCATGCTGTAACTAGCGAAATTACCACCGGGTCATTATCGTGGGGTATGACATCCTGGAGATCAGCCTTCGTGAATACGAGGTCGACGTCGAGTTTTTGATCTACCTGTTGTACCTCCACTTCCATTACGGCTCGTGCGTACTTTTTTCGTTGGGAGGCAGTGCACCCTCCCCCTGAAAACCCCCCAGAGATAGTGTTTACCTCCTCGTGAataggcacctcgtgcccctgatctgCCTATGCACCTACCAATGTTAGGTTGTCCTGCGGTTCTTGGAGATAATCCTTTAAGAAATCACGCTTCACCAGTTCATCTAGTTGGTGCGCCAAGGCCAAGCAATTGCGTATGTAGTGGCCATTcgcctggtggaactcacaccaagctttCTTATTGGGCCCAATTTTCCTATTGGTCTTTGTCGGTACCTTCAATCTTGCTGCTATGTTTGGGATATCAATCAACTCATTGAGCTCCACTCAGAAATTATGTTTTGGGGGTGGGTCCCTTCGTGAGTGTGTCCCGGCTTGGACCCATTCATAGGGTTTTTCCGCCCCCTTTTTCTCTGTGGTCGCCTTGTGAACCCTTATAGGCTGAGGTCGTGCAGCTGCTCGAGGTCGGACAGGACCGACGAGATCTTGCTTCTACGTCACTCGATCATCTGCGATAATGTGTGCTAACGCTCGACGCCTAATCTCCGTGAACGTCTTCGGGTAGAACCTTAGCAGTGATTCACTGAAAGGCCCAGGTAGCATTCCGTTGACAAAGGCATGCACCATCATGGCCTCATAAGTGGCTTTCAATCTCACTACTTGGACCCCAAATCTATTTAGGTAGTCCTTCATggactccccttggtattgTTTGACATCGAAAACATCATAAAAAAGTCGGATGGGGTCCTTGTTAACGAGGTACTACTCCCTGAACAGTGTCGCAAAATGGTCGAAGTTGGTGATGTGCTCGTCAGGAAGGCTAACAAACCATTCCAACGCTGCGCCTGTCAACGTACTCATGagcatcttgcagtacacaacATCAGATCCTCCTATGAGCATCATTTGGGTGTGAAACGTCGTGAGATGggcctctgggtcctctacTTCGGTGAAGGAGACTTTCGGGCCTAGAGACATTGTCGGTAACGCCGTATTCATGATCGCTCGTGAGAACGACATGGGACGGGCTCTAAGTGGTACCAGGGGTGCACGTTTGTCCGCTGCGCGCTCCCCTACCTGTTGCAGATCTCTACGCAGTTCTTCATTGGCTCTGCAAAATTCTGCGTTGTCCGCTTGTGATGCCGCTACTTCTGCTTGGAGGGCACACATCATGTCCAAGATTTGCTGCGTGGTAACGTTGTCCCCTCCGGAGGGTACCCTTCCTGCGGATCCAGAAGCTGCTTACCTCGTACTCCTCATATTGCTAGTAAAGACTCTTAACGTGATTGCTAGTGGGACCTTGATTTAAAAagccccacagtgggcgccaaatgttcttgctgGTTGACTCGCTTTGCCGGCTGACCCTAACAACTGCTACGGCCCTTCGATCTTGCCTGGGAAACGTtccttcttgatcaagaaacctctcacctgcaaagacaaaggtgcgccctagcggccgtttgcacttcgacgcttAAGTCAGTATTAAGGCAAGgaaacaccaagtgtgtatattagcttcaatcttagaaactgcataccttactagggttcttggCACCTTTTATATAGGATGAAACTAAGGTTTACCTTTGTGATATTACCCTTATATAGGGTTCCTTGGAAAATGTCTCTACGCCGCTATTTAggtaatcttagcgtatctggcacatggaaccttccttaactggagtgcaatgtataatcAGAGTGGCtgcttgggtaccaacttgtgcacctattcTCTAGCGTCATctgcttcgtgggtgccctaagtgtgtacatgccatgcatgcagcttcctTAGGAACCCTAACCCTAGTGGGTTTTAATGCCTCCCAGGATTATCCTCACGTGTTGCACCTTCATGCAtcatacacaccacatgcatggatccctcgtgacttaggcttcccacatatctcttgtctttaactgttatcttagcaaaactctagggcccaccttacgtggccctcTACATTGTCTTGACGaccgatgtccgatcttctcCCTCTACTGGTGAGGTTcgatatcgatctccaacatcgagGTTTAGGATAAAAATATCAAAGACTAACCAATTCTCTAGTATTTGAGTCTGGAGCCCACCTCACGTGGCCCCCTTCCATTACCAAGCGTTGGTGCgtgatgtctgaggtcagttTCTGGGTCAATCACCGAGGGTTGGTCGGGACAAATATGTATACATATATTTTGTCTTATTTATGAACTTGCTTGCCTTAGATTGCTTTCTTTGTCTTGGTTGCTAACCGCAATGTCTCATAGTAACATTCCTAACAACGTGTCTAATGAACATTCATACTCTAGGGCGGTGACGTGCACACGAACCCTTAACTGGCCTTACCTTGGTTGCAAAAAGATAAGGGAATTCTTTATCACCGCTCTCCAAACCCGCCTTACTAgacaagagagagagagatccGCTGACTGACTTCGCTCCTACTTTACTGAGTAGGGAGATGTCTTGCCGATGCCGCTGGTGGACCGTGCTGTCTTCGCCTTGGTGTTCTCACTCAAGAGGGAGGCGCTCTTTGCTCATCATCATATCCCAACTCTAAGTCTTCTAACCCAAGGCGAAGTTTGTATCTGACCTCGATCTGACCACACTGGGGTAGTGAAG harbors:
- the LOC137817554 gene encoding uncharacterized protein is translated as MAAYSGDECYNQYYPSKASVLGELKEAKRAITKKDEAITQQAEVIRRLEERLQSLEMKQTRSSKSLNGEHHSHTPSSRGPSNDHGREEEHRRRRHHHHAHEDKREDGYYRDAKAKLPSVNIPSFNGDSDPNVYLDWEAKCEQIFYLHKIIDEHKYKLATLEFLDFAKEWWHKLAHGVCDDRKVKIASLEFLDYAMKWWHRLVMDIIYNKRPPVVFWDDLNECMRLRFVPPHFRKDLLLKLQRLQQGTLIVDAYFKELEMLLLKVEMHNTVEAKIARFVSGLRRDIQDVVELHEYSALGSLVHLAMKVESQLAKKNAFKNSPNDGYYNNSWKNKKAFSKLPSQTSSFKPKESKPSTFTHKSPIKWSSKKCFKCLGYGHIASNCPSKRNMFVHNGLVVSEYDSDSSRHSSPSRPSSEHESESPLEGDLLVIASHKPIFLAIPRPLALEKVEDSPQCLDNLVREFQDVFQDPPKGLPPLRGIEHQIDLISGVSLPNRPAYRTKPSETKEIRQKVEELIAKGWVQDSMSPCAMPIILVPKKDGSWRICSDCRAINNITIKYRHHIPRLDDLLDELHGSQIFTKIDLKTGYNQIRIKPGDEWKTTFKTNFGLYECLSLGDHEMHVRQVLETLRKEHLYANLAKCMFALDCIVFLGFVVSSKGVHVDQTKVVAIQHWPTPTNVNDVRSFHGLASFYRRFVKDFGTIAASLHDIVKKDVVFKWGEEQQKAFEILKEKLTNALILALPNFSKTFELECDASSIGIGKVDDACHIANLFFKEVVRLHGLPRNLLPIPVLDDVLCKDGFEKASFIKDLHNDINLQIEKKVGKYVEHANKRRKALLFDVGDWVFRIRGRILSNSGSMMEIKKNKRMRLKFKILKDTLAHHPLYLKGLQGAKLRI